A stretch of the Prochlorococcus marinus str. MIT 0918 genome encodes the following:
- a CDS encoding protochlorophyllide reductase, with translation MSSFQSAPGTVLITGTTSGVGLYATKALIDLGWKVITANRSPARAEEAALKLGLPFRSPNQLQHISIDLSDLDSVRLGAKTVLDLLEDPLDALVCNAAVYMPRLSKPRRSPQGYELSMATNHFGHFLLIHLLLENLSKSKRPVWKGRTWGVESSRLVMLGTVTANYKELGGKIPIPAPADLGDLTGFKEGFLDPISMASGKRFKPGKAYKDSKLCNMITIQELHRRFNDSSVVFSSLYPGCVANTKLFRNTPKIFQWLFPLFQRFITGGFVSQSLAGKRVAQVVSNPEFGVSGVHWSWGNRQKKNGEQFSQKLSERITDPVTANNVWELSMKLADVNIK, from the coding sequence ATGTCTTCATTTCAATCAGCTCCAGGAACAGTATTAATTACTGGAACTACTTCTGGGGTTGGATTATACGCAACCAAGGCTTTGATAGATCTTGGTTGGAAGGTCATAACAGCAAATAGGTCACCTGCAAGAGCTGAAGAGGCTGCTCTGAAATTAGGTCTACCTTTTAGGTCTCCCAATCAGTTGCAACATATATCTATAGACCTTTCTGATTTGGATAGTGTGCGTTTAGGCGCTAAGACTGTTTTGGATCTACTTGAAGACCCTTTGGATGCTTTGGTATGTAATGCAGCTGTTTATATGCCTCGATTATCAAAACCCCGAAGATCACCTCAGGGATATGAGCTTTCAATGGCAACTAACCATTTCGGACATTTTCTTCTCATCCATCTCCTACTGGAAAACCTTAGTAAATCAAAACGTCCTGTTTGGAAGGGACGCACATGGGGAGTTGAATCTTCAAGGTTAGTGATGCTAGGAACAGTGACAGCTAATTACAAGGAGCTTGGAGGGAAAATTCCCATTCCAGCCCCAGCTGATTTGGGAGATTTGACAGGTTTTAAAGAAGGTTTTCTTGATCCCATATCTATGGCCAGCGGAAAACGTTTCAAACCAGGTAAGGCATATAAAGATAGTAAGCTCTGCAATATGATTACCATTCAAGAATTGCATAGGAGATTCAATGACTCTTCTGTTGTCTTTAGTTCTCTTTATCCTGGTTGTGTTGCAAATACAAAGCTATTTAGAAATACTCCAAAGATCTTTCAATGGCTTTTCCCTTTATTCCAGAGATTTATAACTGGTGGCTTTGTTAGTCAGTCTTTGGCTGGTAAACGTGTGGCTCAAGTTGTTTCTAATCCAGAGTTTGGAGTATCTGGAGTTCATTGGAGTTGGGGAAATAGACAGAAGAAAAATGGTGAGCAATTCTCTCAAAAATTATCTGAAAGGATAACTGATCCCGTAACAGCAAATAATGTTTGGGAACTTTCGATGAAACTTGCAGACGTAAACATCAAATAA
- a CDS encoding ferredoxin:protochlorophyllide reductase (ATP-dependent) subunit B, protein MELTLWTYEGPPHIGAMRIASSMKGLHYVLHAPQGDTYADLLFTMIERRGTRPPVTYTTFQARDLGGDTAELVKGHITEAVERFRPEALLVGESCTAELIQDQPGSLAKGMGLKIPIISLELPAYSKKENWGAAETFYQLIRGLLKEKAEDSSENTKLSWQEEGRRPRVNLLGPSLLGFRCRDDVLEIQKILGELGIDINVIAPLGASPNDLMRLPKADANVCLYPEIAESTCLWLERSFKTPFTKIVPIGVKATQDFLEELHRILGMEISSSIKKGDQSKLPWYSKSVDSNYLTGKRVFIFGDGTHVIAAARIAKEELGFEVVGMGTYSREMARKVRAEAKDLGLEALITNDYLEVEESIKECAPELVLGTQMERHSAKRLGIPCAVISTPMHVQDVPARYSPQMGWEGANVIFDDWVHPLMMGLEEHLIGMFRHDFEFTDGHQSHLGHLGGHKSTPEESFKETTQISNNQSPSENSINWTTEGESELAKIPFFVRGKVRRNTEKYARQSGCREINGETLLDAKAHFGA, encoded by the coding sequence ATGGAACTAACACTTTGGACCTATGAAGGGCCACCTCATATAGGTGCTATGAGAATCGCATCTTCAATGAAAGGACTTCATTACGTTTTGCATGCTCCTCAAGGGGACACTTATGCAGATCTTCTTTTCACAATGATTGAACGTAGAGGTACTAGGCCTCCTGTTACATATACAACTTTTCAAGCGAGGGATCTGGGTGGAGATACAGCAGAGTTAGTCAAAGGACATATTACTGAAGCTGTGGAAAGATTTAGACCTGAAGCTCTTCTTGTTGGAGAAAGCTGCACTGCTGAATTAATTCAAGATCAACCAGGTTCTTTAGCAAAAGGAATGGGGCTCAAAATACCGATTATAAGTTTAGAACTCCCCGCATACAGTAAAAAAGAAAACTGGGGAGCTGCTGAAACTTTCTATCAATTGATTAGAGGCTTATTAAAAGAAAAAGCAGAAGATTCATCTGAAAACACTAAACTATCTTGGCAAGAAGAAGGAAGAAGACCAAGGGTGAATTTATTGGGTCCATCCTTATTAGGCTTTAGATGTAGAGATGATGTCTTAGAAATACAAAAAATTCTTGGCGAGCTTGGGATTGACATTAATGTAATTGCACCTTTAGGAGCTTCTCCTAATGATTTGATGAGACTGCCAAAGGCTGATGCAAATGTCTGTTTATACCCTGAGATTGCAGAATCAACATGTCTTTGGCTTGAAAGAAGTTTCAAGACACCATTCACAAAAATAGTTCCTATAGGAGTAAAAGCAACACAAGATTTTCTTGAAGAACTTCATAGGATATTGGGAATGGAAATATCCAGCTCAATTAAAAAGGGAGATCAATCGAAACTTCCTTGGTATTCAAAATCAGTAGATTCCAATTACTTAACAGGGAAAAGGGTTTTTATTTTTGGAGATGGCACTCATGTTATTGCTGCAGCAAGAATTGCCAAAGAAGAATTAGGATTTGAAGTTGTAGGGATGGGTACTTATAGTCGTGAAATGGCAAGAAAAGTTAGGGCTGAAGCTAAAGATCTTGGTTTAGAAGCCTTAATTACCAACGACTATTTGGAAGTTGAAGAATCAATAAAAGAATGTGCACCAGAGCTAGTTCTAGGAACACAAATGGAACGCCATAGCGCCAAGAGACTTGGAATACCGTGTGCAGTAATTAGTACACCTATGCATGTTCAAGATGTACCTGCCCGCTATAGCCCTCAAATGGGTTGGGAAGGTGCAAATGTAATTTTTGACGATTGGGTTCACCCTTTAATGATGGGTCTTGAAGAACATCTAATTGGAATGTTCCGTCATGACTTTGAATTTACAGACGGTCACCAAAGTCATTTGGGACATTTAGGAGGTCATAAATCAACCCCGGAAGAATCATTCAAGGAAACTACACAAATTTCAAATAATCAGTCGCCTTCCGAGAACAGCATTAATTGGACTACTGAAGGTGAATCAGAATTAGCAAAAATTCCATTCTTTGTTAGAGGAAAGGTTAGAAGAAATACTGAAAAGTATGCGCGTCAGTCTGGCTGTAGAGAAATTAACGGAGAAACCTTATTAGACGCAAAGGCTCATTTCGGAGCATAA
- a CDS encoding ferredoxin:protochlorophyllide reductase (ATP-dependent) subunit N gives MGGSTLLKETGPREVFCGLTSIVWLHRRMPDAFFLVVGSRTCAHLIQSAAGVMIFAEPRFGTAILEERDLAGLADAHEELDRVVKNLLKRRPEIRTLFLVGSCPSEVIKIDLSRAAERLNAQFQGQVRVLNYSGSGIETTFTQGEDGALKALVPLLPASKSEQLLLVGTLANPVEDRLKTIFNRLGLQNVESFPPRESTQLPSIGPGTKVLLAQPYLTDTARELKNRGAEILTAPFPLGIEGSKLWIEAAANAFNIDKTLVNATLEPLIIRARKALKPYVEKLSGKKLFLLPESQLEIPLARFLNNECGMELIEVGIPYLNREMMKPELELLPQNTRIVEGQHVEKQLDRVRANHPDLVVCGMGLANPLEAEGISTKWSIEMVFSPIHGIDQASDLAELFARPLHRQNLLSNKTLETV, from the coding sequence ATGGGCGGCTCAACGCTGCTAAAAGAAACTGGTCCTAGGGAAGTATTTTGCGGCCTTACTTCAATTGTTTGGTTGCATAGGCGCATGCCAGATGCATTCTTCCTTGTAGTTGGTTCCAGAACTTGCGCACATCTTATACAGAGCGCCGCAGGAGTAATGATCTTCGCGGAGCCTAGATTTGGAACAGCAATTCTTGAAGAAAGAGATCTGGCTGGTCTAGCCGATGCTCATGAGGAATTAGACAGAGTAGTTAAAAACCTGTTAAAAAGGCGCCCTGAGATTCGCACCCTTTTCCTTGTTGGATCTTGTCCAAGTGAAGTGATCAAGATTGATCTATCACGAGCAGCAGAAAGGCTCAACGCTCAATTCCAAGGGCAAGTAAGAGTTTTAAATTATTCAGGCAGTGGTATTGAAACAACTTTTACTCAAGGAGAAGATGGGGCTTTAAAAGCACTAGTTCCACTTTTACCAGCTAGTAAGTCAGAACAATTGCTACTCGTTGGAACATTAGCCAACCCTGTTGAAGATCGATTAAAAACAATCTTCAATAGATTAGGTTTACAAAATGTCGAGAGCTTTCCTCCAAGAGAATCTACCCAACTTCCTTCTATAGGTCCAGGAACAAAAGTTTTATTGGCTCAACCATATTTAACAGATACAGCTAGAGAGTTAAAGAACAGAGGAGCTGAAATACTTACAGCTCCCTTCCCTCTAGGAATAGAAGGCAGCAAGTTATGGATAGAAGCTGCTGCTAATGCATTCAATATTGATAAAACTCTAGTTAATGCAACATTAGAACCCCTAATAATAAGAGCTCGTAAAGCTTTAAAGCCATATGTAGAAAAACTTTCAGGGAAAAAACTATTTCTTTTACCAGAATCACAACTTGAAATTCCTCTTGCACGTTTTCTAAATAATGAATGTGGAATGGAATTAATAGAAGTTGGGATTCCTTATCTAAATAGGGAAATGATGAAACCAGAGTTAGAGCTTCTCCCTCAAAACACTCGAATTGTTGAAGGACAACATGTAGAGAAGCAATTAGATCGAGTAAGAGCAAATCATCCCGATTTAGTTGTATGTGGGATGGGACTTGCTAACCCTTTAGAAGCAGAAGGCATTTCAACTAAATGGTCTATTGAAATGGTTTTCAGCCCTATTCATGGTATTGACCAAGCCTCTGATCTTGCTGAACTATTCGCCAGGCCATTACATCGTCAAAATCTCCTTAGCAATAAAACCCTAGAAACTGTTTAA
- a CDS encoding BMC domain-containing protein: MKGLTGFNNGERRPSGGPLVTGSEVGPQGGASCVITTDSEKSLVSRQASHVQQIELRTYVFLDSLQPQLAAYMGTASQGFLPIPGDACLWMEVSPGMAVHRVTDIALKASNVRLGQMVVERAFGSLALYHRDQSTVLHSGDVVLDAIGSSVSRRTKPEVSWTEVIRSITPDHAVLINRQNRRGSMIQSGMSMFILETEPAGYVLMAANEAEKASNITVVDVKGVGAFGRLTLAGREGDVEEAAAAAMRSIDYINRQ, from the coding sequence ATGAAAGGTCTCACTGGTTTTAACAATGGTGAGCGACGGCCCTCTGGGGGTCCGCTTGTAACAGGATCTGAGGTTGGCCCTCAGGGGGGAGCAAGCTGCGTTATTACTACTGATTCTGAAAAATCACTTGTATCACGACAGGCTAGCCATGTTCAACAAATTGAGTTAAGAACTTACGTATTTTTAGATTCATTGCAGCCTCAGCTTGCTGCATATATGGGGACAGCGAGTCAAGGTTTTTTGCCTATTCCTGGCGATGCTTGTTTGTGGATGGAAGTCTCTCCTGGAATGGCTGTGCATAGGGTTACTGATATTGCTTTGAAGGCTAGTAATGTCAGGCTAGGACAGATGGTCGTAGAGAGAGCTTTTGGTTCTTTAGCCCTTTATCATCGTGATCAAAGTACTGTTCTCCATTCTGGAGATGTTGTACTTGATGCTATTGGAAGTAGCGTAAGTAGACGTACTAAGCCAGAAGTTAGTTGGACAGAAGTAATTCGTTCAATTACTCCAGACCATGCAGTTTTGATTAACCGTCAAAACCGTAGAGGATCAATGATTCAATCTGGTATGAGTATGTTTATCCTTGAAACTGAACCTGCTGGTTATGTTTTAATGGCGGCAAATGAAGCTGAAAAAGCTTCAAACATTACTGTTGTTGACGTGAAAGGCGTTGGAGCCTTTGGTCGCTTGACTCTTGCAGGTAGAGAAGGAGATGTTGAAGAGGCCGCTGCCGCCGCAATGAGATCAATTGATTACATCAATCGGCAGTAA
- the bchL gene encoding ferredoxin:protochlorophyllide reductase (ATP-dependent) iron-sulfur ATP-binding protein translates to MTTTIANRPDGEGSVQVKLDPKVNIEEGALVIAVYGKGGIGKSTTSSNLSAAFSKLGKKVLQIGCDPKHDSTFTLTHKMVPTVIDILEEVDFHSEELRPQDFMFEGFNGVQCVESGGPPAGTGCGGYVTGQTVKLLKEHHLLEDTDVVIFDVLGDVVCGGFAAPLQHANYCLIVTANDFDSIFAMNRIVAAINAKAKNYKVRLGGVIANRSAGLDQIEKFNEKTGLKTMAHFRNVDAIRRSRLKKCTIFEMDPEEEGVKEVQNEYLSLAKKMIDNVEPLEAEPLKDREIFDLLGFD, encoded by the coding sequence ATGACTACAACCATAGCTAATCGCCCTGATGGTGAAGGCAGTGTTCAAGTTAAACTAGATCCCAAAGTCAATATAGAAGAGGGTGCACTAGTTATTGCCGTTTATGGCAAAGGGGGTATTGGGAAATCAACGACATCTTCCAATCTATCTGCCGCCTTTTCAAAGCTAGGAAAAAAAGTCCTTCAAATAGGCTGCGATCCAAAGCATGACAGCACCTTTACTCTCACTCATAAAATGGTGCCAACTGTTATAGATATTCTTGAAGAAGTTGATTTTCACAGTGAAGAGCTTCGTCCTCAAGACTTTATGTTTGAAGGGTTTAATGGTGTGCAATGTGTTGAGAGTGGAGGTCCACCAGCGGGAACAGGATGCGGAGGATATGTAACTGGCCAAACTGTGAAGCTCTTAAAAGAGCATCATCTTCTTGAAGATACTGATGTAGTTATATTTGATGTTTTAGGAGATGTTGTCTGTGGAGGCTTTGCTGCGCCTTTGCAACATGCAAACTATTGTTTAATTGTTACCGCAAATGATTTTGATTCAATTTTTGCAATGAATCGAATAGTTGCAGCAATCAATGCTAAAGCTAAAAACTACAAAGTTCGTTTAGGTGGGGTAATTGCAAACCGTTCTGCTGGTTTAGATCAAATAGAAAAGTTTAATGAAAAGACAGGTTTAAAAACCATGGCCCATTTTCGTAACGTAGATGCAATTCGACGCTCAAGGCTTAAAAAATGCACTATTTTCGAAATGGATCCTGAAGAAGAAGGTGTAAAAGAAGTTCAGAATGAATACCTATCACTCGCAAAAAAAATGATTGATAATGTAGAACCATTAGAAGCAGAGCCCTTAAAAGATAGAGAGATTTTTGATCTGCTTGGTTTTGACTAA
- a CDS encoding BMC domain-containing protein, with protein sequence MANETMGIALGMIETRGLVPAIEAADAMTKAAEVRLIGREFVGGGYVTVLVRGETGAVNAAVRAGADACERVGDGLVAAHIIARPHREVEPALGNGNFLGQKD encoded by the coding sequence ATGGCTAACGAAACTATGGGCATCGCACTCGGCATGATCGAGACTCGCGGCCTTGTACCAGCTATTGAAGCTGCTGACGCAATGACTAAGGCTGCTGAAGTACGCCTAATAGGTCGTGAATTTGTTGGTGGCGGTTACGTAACAGTTTTAGTTCGTGGAGAAACAGGCGCAGTTAATGCTGCTGTTCGTGCTGGCGCTGATGCATGTGAGCGTGTAGGTGACGGACTTGTTGCTGCTCACATCATTGCTCGCCCTCACAGAGAAGTTGAGCCTGCACTAGGTAACGGCAATTTTCTTGGTCAGAAGGACTGA
- the rdgB gene encoding RdgB/HAM1 family non-canonical purine NTP pyrophosphatase has product MLNNPQLITIASGNPKKVAEIESMLGPLPINVQRQPSSFEIEETGTTYLENALIKAKATAQLTHTWTIADDSGLEVDALSGAPGIYSARFAKTNEEKLKKILQELGDNPYRSARFCSVMVLCDPEGNHIHDSEGICWGELLKKPAYSNGEFESIFWVREANCTYGELNKEQLTRLGSRGKAARAMAPYLLNELGLN; this is encoded by the coding sequence ATTTTGAATAATCCCCAACTAATAACTATTGCTAGTGGCAACCCAAAGAAGGTTGCAGAAATAGAGTCGATGCTAGGTCCTTTACCAATTAATGTTCAAAGACAGCCCAGCTCTTTTGAAATTGAAGAAACTGGCACAACATATCTAGAAAATGCCCTAATCAAAGCCAAAGCAACAGCTCAGTTAACACATACATGGACAATTGCTGATGACTCTGGTTTAGAAGTTGATGCTCTAAGTGGCGCTCCAGGGATTTATTCTGCTCGCTTTGCAAAAACAAATGAAGAGAAGTTGAAAAAAATACTTCAAGAACTAGGCGATAATCCCTATCGAAGTGCAAGATTCTGTAGCGTTATGGTTCTTTGTGACCCAGAAGGTAATCATATTCATGATTCCGAAGGGATTTGTTGGGGAGAGTTACTAAAAAAACCTGCATATTCAAACGGAGAGTTTGAATCAATCTTTTGGGTAAGAGAAGCAAACTGTACCTATGGAGAACTTAACAAAGAACAATTAACAAGACTTGGCAGCAGAGGCAAAGCAGCTAGGGCAATGGCTCCTTACCTTCTAAACGAGTTAGGTCTTAATTAA